The Streptomyces pactum genome contains a region encoding:
- the cseB gene encoding two-component system response regulator CseB, translated as MADQTHVLFVEDDDVIREATQLALERDGFAVTAMPDGLSGLEAFRADRPDIALLDVMVPGLDGVSLCRRIRDESTVPVIMLSARADSIDVVLGLEAGADDYVTKPFDGAVLVARIRAVLRRFGHAGGGDRGDAGSAADTGGVLVFGELEVDTEGMEVRRAGRPVALTPTEMRLLLEFSSAPGTVLSRDKLLERVWDYGWGGDTRVVDVHVHRLRTKIGQDRIETVRGFGYKLKA; from the coding sequence ATGGCAGACCAGACCCACGTTCTGTTCGTCGAGGACGACGACGTCATCCGCGAGGCCACGCAGCTCGCCCTGGAGCGGGACGGCTTCGCGGTCACCGCGATGCCCGACGGACTGTCGGGCTTGGAGGCGTTCCGCGCCGACCGCCCCGACATCGCGCTCCTCGACGTCATGGTCCCCGGCCTCGACGGCGTCAGTCTGTGCCGCCGGATCCGGGACGAGTCCACCGTGCCGGTGATCATGCTGTCGGCGCGGGCGGACTCCATCGACGTCGTCCTGGGGCTGGAGGCGGGCGCCGACGACTACGTCACCAAGCCGTTCGACGGGGCCGTGCTGGTCGCCCGGATCCGTGCGGTGCTGCGCCGCTTCGGGCACGCCGGCGGCGGCGACCGGGGGGACGCGGGGAGCGCCGCGGACACCGGGGGTGTGCTCGTCTTCGGCGAGCTGGAGGTCGACACCGAGGGCATGGAGGTGCGCCGCGCCGGGCGGCCGGTGGCGCTCACCCCGACCGAGATGCGGCTGCTGCTGGAGTTCTCCTCCGCGCCGGGCACGGTGCTCTCGCGCGACAAGCTCCTGGAGCGCGTGTGGGACTACGGCTGGGGTGGCGACACCCGCGTCGTCGACGTCCATGTGCACCGGCTGCGCACCAAGATCGGTCAGGACCGTATCGAGACGGTCCGCGGCTTCGGCTACAAGCTGAAGGCCTGA
- the cseC gene encoding two-component system sensor histidine kinase CseC has protein sequence MRGFFRRLTASSPGRPDSRTVPDSRTVPDSRTVPGVRTVPGIRAGLSIRTGLRWKLSAAIALVGALVAVALSLVVHNAARVSMLDNARDLADDRVLIAQRNYELSGRQNFPNAKIDDPELPAELRRKAEAGRRATYVSERADGVTDIWAAVPLKDGHVMSLHSGFTDRSADILDDLDQALVIGSIAVVLGGSALGVLIGGQLSRRLRKAAAAAHQVANGEPDVRVRDAIGGVVRDETDDLASAVDAMADALQKRLEAERRVTADIAHELRTPVTGLLTAAELLPPGRPTELVLDRAKAMRTLVEDVLEVARLDGASERAELQDIMLGHFVSRRVAAKDPDVEVRVIHESEVTTDPRRLERVLFNLLANAARHGRPPVEVSVEGRVIRVRDHGPGFPENLLAEGPSRFRTGSTDRAGRGHGLGLTIAAGQARVLGARLTFRNVRPAGAPEHVPAEGAVAVLWLPEHAPTNTGSYPMLPDRTHSGPPGRRP, from the coding sequence ATGCGGGGGTTTTTCCGACGCCTGACCGCCTCGTCACCGGGGCGCCCGGACAGCCGCACCGTGCCGGACAGCCGTACGGTGCCGGACAGCCGTACGGTGCCGGGCGTCCGCACCGTGCCGGGCATCCGCGCGGGACTGAGCATCCGTACCGGGCTGCGCTGGAAGCTCAGCGCGGCCATCGCGCTGGTCGGCGCTCTGGTGGCGGTCGCGCTGAGCCTGGTCGTGCACAACGCGGCCCGGGTGTCGATGCTGGACAACGCGCGTGACCTCGCGGACGACCGGGTCCTGATCGCCCAGCGCAACTACGAGCTGTCCGGCCGGCAGAACTTCCCGAACGCCAAGATCGACGATCCCGAGCTGCCCGCGGAGCTGCGCCGCAAGGCCGAGGCCGGGCGGCGGGCGACGTACGTCTCCGAGCGGGCCGACGGGGTGACGGACATCTGGGCCGCCGTGCCGCTCAAGGACGGGCACGTGATGTCCCTGCACTCCGGGTTCACCGACCGCAGCGCGGACATCCTCGACGACCTCGACCAGGCCCTGGTCATCGGATCCATCGCGGTCGTGCTCGGCGGCAGCGCGCTGGGCGTGCTCATCGGCGGCCAGTTGTCGCGCCGGCTGCGCAAGGCGGCCGCCGCCGCGCACCAGGTCGCCAACGGGGAGCCGGACGTGCGCGTGAGGGACGCCATCGGCGGGGTCGTGCGGGACGAGACCGACGACCTCGCGAGTGCCGTGGACGCGATGGCGGACGCCCTGCAGAAGCGGCTGGAGGCGGAGCGCCGGGTCACCGCGGACATCGCGCACGAGCTGCGCACCCCGGTGACCGGTCTGCTCACCGCCGCGGAGCTGCTGCCGCCGGGCCGGCCCACCGAGCTGGTGCTGGACCGGGCGAAGGCGATGCGCACGCTCGTCGAGGACGTCCTGGAGGTGGCCCGGCTGGACGGGGCCTCGGAGCGGGCCGAGCTGCAGGACATCATGCTGGGCCACTTCGTGTCCCGGCGGGTGGCGGCCAAGGACCCGGACGTGGAGGTGCGGGTGATCCACGAGTCGGAGGTCACCACCGACCCGCGGCGCCTGGAGCGCGTGCTGTTCAACCTGCTCGCCAACGCCGCCCGGCACGGCCGGCCCCCCGTCGAGGTCAGCGTCGAGGGCCGGGTGATCCGGGTCCGCGACCACGGGCCCGGCTTCCCCGAGAACCTCCTCGCCGAGGGGCCGAGCCGCTTCCGCACCGGCAGCACGGACCGGGCGGGGCGCGGACACGGGCTGGGCCTGACCATCGCGGCCGGCCAGGCCCGGGTACTGGGCGCACGGCTCACCTTCCGCAACGTCCGGCCCGCCGGGGCACCGGAGCACGTACCGGCCGAGGGCGCGGTCGCCGTGCTGTGGCTGCCGGAGCACGCGCCGACGAACACCGGGAGCTACCCGATGCTGCCGGACCGGACCCACAGCGGCCCCCCGGGCCGCCGGCCCTAG
- a CDS encoding VOC family protein: MIKGLAISTVWVLDQDRAKQFYTEKLGLEVRTDMTMGEGGMRWLTVGSPNQPDVELTLMIPSGPSMDPESAEMIEKLVAKGALGAGVLTTDDIHGDYKKLKDRGVEFLQEPQERPYGTEALFRDDSGNWFSFTQPREGGLDMDQDFAC, encoded by the coding sequence ATGATCAAGGGTCTCGCCATCTCGACCGTCTGGGTCCTCGACCAGGACCGGGCCAAGCAGTTCTACACCGAGAAGCTGGGCCTGGAGGTCCGCACCGACATGACCATGGGCGAGGGCGGCATGCGCTGGCTCACCGTCGGCTCTCCGAACCAGCCCGACGTCGAACTGACGCTGATGATTCCGTCCGGCCCCTCGATGGACCCCGAGTCCGCCGAGATGATCGAGAAGCTGGTCGCGAAGGGCGCGCTCGGTGCCGGCGTGCTGACCACCGACGACATCCACGGCGACTACAAGAAACTCAAGGACCGTGGGGTCGAGTTCCTCCAAGAGCCGCAGGAGCGCCCGTACGGCACGGAGGCCCTCTTCCGCGACGACTCCGGGAACTGGTTCTCCTTCACCCAGCCCCGCGAGGGCGGCCTCGACATGGACCAGGACTTCGCCTGCTGA
- a CDS encoding helix-turn-helix transcriptional regulator encodes MDKLRQLRLAKDAMDRDWADPALDLDAVAAHAGYSRYHFLRAFKEAYGETPGQYLTRRRIERAEDLLRTANLSVTEICHLVGFSSLGTFSTRFKAWTGLTPSEYRTKHVGRGTALIPGCYVMHWAGGVRRNSGEAD; translated from the coding sequence ATGGACAAGTTGCGGCAGTTGCGGCTGGCGAAGGACGCCATGGACCGCGACTGGGCCGACCCGGCGCTCGACCTCGACGCCGTCGCCGCGCACGCCGGGTACTCCCGGTATCACTTCCTGCGCGCCTTCAAGGAGGCGTACGGCGAGACACCCGGCCAGTACCTCACCCGCCGCCGCATCGAGCGCGCCGAGGACCTGCTGCGCACCGCCAACCTGTCCGTGACCGAGATCTGCCACCTGGTCGGCTTCAGCAGCCTGGGCACCTTCTCCACCCGGTTCAAGGCGTGGACCGGACTGACCCCGAGCGAGTACCGGACGAAGCACGTGGGCCGGGGGACCGCCCTCATACCCGGCTGTTACGTCATGCACTGGGCGGGCGGGGTGCGGCGCAATTCCGGAGAAGCGGACTGA
- a CDS encoding DUF397 domain-containing protein → MKTAPSETQWRRSSYSGPNGGDCVEVAEKCPTGAVPVRDSKVPGGPVVTVGAGAWQSFVDGLR, encoded by the coding sequence ATGAAGACCGCACCGAGCGAGACCCAGTGGCGTAGGTCCAGCTACAGCGGCCCCAACGGCGGCGACTGCGTCGAGGTCGCTGAGAAGTGCCCCACCGGGGCCGTGCCCGTGCGGGACAGCAAGGTCCCGGGTGGTCCGGTCGTCACCGTTGGTGCCGGTGCTTGGCAGTCGTTCGTCGACGGCCTGCGATAG
- a CDS encoding ATP-binding protein, whose amino-acid sequence MRASTTPTSPWARTRPAIRADAAELALTELVANVVRHVPGRRCRVCFLLRPGGVRVEVADGCPELPVPAAADTLDDGGRGLVIVAAVTDRWGVAPHTEGRGKTVWFECGSRAAPPAPRP is encoded by the coding sequence TTGAGAGCCAGTACCACGCCGACTTCGCCATGGGCGCGCACTCGGCCCGCCATCCGCGCCGACGCCGCCGAGCTCGCGCTCACGGAGCTGGTCGCCAACGTCGTACGGCACGTGCCGGGCCGCCGCTGCCGCGTGTGCTTCCTGCTTCGCCCCGGCGGAGTACGGGTCGAGGTCGCCGACGGCTGCCCGGAGCTGCCGGTCCCGGCAGCCGCCGACACGCTGGACGACGGCGGGCGCGGACTCGTGATCGTCGCGGCCGTGACCGACCGGTGGGGGGTCGCACCGCATACCGAAGGGCGGGGCAAGACGGTGTGGTTCGAGTGCGGCAGCCGCGCGGCTCCGCCCGCGCCGCGTCCGTGA
- a CDS encoding SAM-dependent methyltransferase, whose protein sequence is MTALNDLVRPDRYPRSSRYDPAWLLGLDMGPNPLWLLEDLARDLDLRPGTRILDLGSGKGATSVFLAREYGAEVVAADWWVAPEEAAAVFAGAGVGDRVTAVRAEAHALPFEEESFDAVVSVDAFEYFGTADGYLPYLVRFLRPGGQLGMATPALTREVRELGAIPPHIKDVVGWEAMAWHTAEWWRFQWGTTELVDVTSARLQPDAWRDWLLWARAGAEYRADGRNADDRAVIDMLTTDGGEFLSFALVTARRN, encoded by the coding sequence GTGACCGCCTTGAATGATCTCGTACGTCCCGACCGCTATCCGCGCTCCTCCCGCTACGACCCCGCCTGGCTGCTCGGCCTCGACATGGGACCGAACCCGCTGTGGCTGCTGGAGGACCTCGCCCGGGACCTCGATCTGCGGCCGGGGACGCGCATCCTCGACCTCGGCTCCGGCAAGGGCGCCACGTCCGTGTTCCTGGCCCGTGAGTACGGCGCCGAGGTCGTCGCGGCCGACTGGTGGGTCGCCCCCGAGGAGGCCGCGGCCGTCTTCGCCGGCGCGGGGGTCGGCGACCGGGTGACGGCCGTGCGGGCGGAGGCGCACGCCCTGCCGTTCGAGGAGGAAAGCTTCGACGCCGTCGTCAGCGTCGACGCGTTCGAGTACTTCGGTACGGCGGACGGTTACCTGCCGTACCTGGTCCGGTTCCTGCGTCCCGGTGGGCAGTTGGGCATGGCGACCCCCGCCCTGACGCGGGAGGTGCGCGAGCTGGGGGCCATCCCGCCCCACATCAAGGACGTGGTCGGCTGGGAGGCGATGGCCTGGCACACCGCCGAGTGGTGGCGCTTCCAGTGGGGGACCACCGAGCTGGTGGACGTCACCTCCGCGCGGCTGCAGCCGGACGCCTGGCGGGACTGGCTGCTGTGGGCCCGGGCGGGGGCCGAGTACCGGGCGGACGGCCGGAACGCGGACGACCGGGCCGTCATCGACATGCTCACCACCGACGGTGGGGAGTTCCTCTCCTTCGCCCTGGTCACCGCGCGCCGGAACTGA
- a CDS encoding MDR family MFS transporter: protein MADTPGKRAGTPEGPPAGGGKQPRSVRVVLLALMIAMMLAMLDNMIIGTAMPTIVGELGGLEHLSWVVTAYTLATAASTPLWGKLGDMYGRKGSFMTSIVIFLIGSALSGMAQDMGQLIGFRAVQGLGAGGLMVGVMAIIGDLIPPRERGKYQGMMAGVMALAMIGGPLVGGTITDHWGWRWSFYINLPLGAVALVAVSAVLHLPKKRSQARIDYLGAALLTVGITAVVLVTTWGGTEYAWTSARIMELIGIGVAALVGFVFRQTRATEPIMPLHIFRNRNFTLMSLIGFIVGFVMFGATLFLPLYQQSVQGASATNSGLLLLPMLGAMLVTSMVAGRITTNTGRYKIFPVVGGALMTVGLYLLSLMDTDTSRFTSGVYMAVVGLGMGCLMQITMLVAQNSVEMKDMGVASSTTTLFRTLGSSFGVAIMGALFNHRVQDVMAEKAGALGSKVTEQSAQLDAASLAKLPEAARVAYQDAVSSGTHGAFLLGAAVAVVALVAAVFVKEVPLKGAGPKAADAPADGDDDTATAKAPVTEAV, encoded by the coding sequence ATGGCGGACACACCGGGGAAACGGGCGGGCACACCGGAAGGGCCACCGGCCGGTGGTGGCAAGCAGCCGAGAAGCGTGCGGGTGGTCCTGCTCGCGCTCATGATCGCGATGATGCTCGCGATGCTCGACAACATGATCATCGGTACCGCGATGCCGACGATCGTGGGCGAGCTGGGCGGCCTGGAGCACCTCTCCTGGGTGGTCACCGCCTACACCCTCGCGACCGCGGCCTCCACCCCGCTGTGGGGCAAGCTCGGTGACATGTACGGGCGCAAGGGCTCGTTCATGACGTCGATCGTGATCTTCCTGATCGGCTCGGCCCTCAGCGGCATGGCCCAGGACATGGGCCAGCTCATCGGCTTCCGCGCCGTCCAGGGGCTCGGCGCCGGCGGTCTGATGGTCGGCGTCATGGCCATCATCGGCGACCTGATTCCGCCCCGGGAGCGCGGCAAGTACCAGGGCATGATGGCCGGCGTCATGGCGCTGGCGATGATCGGCGGACCGCTGGTCGGCGGCACCATCACCGACCACTGGGGCTGGCGCTGGTCCTTCTACATCAACCTCCCGCTCGGCGCGGTCGCGCTGGTCGCCGTCAGCGCCGTACTGCACCTGCCGAAGAAGCGCAGCCAGGCGCGCATCGACTATCTCGGCGCCGCGCTGCTGACCGTCGGCATCACCGCCGTCGTGCTCGTCACCACCTGGGGCGGCACCGAGTACGCCTGGACCTCCGCGCGGATCATGGAGCTGATCGGCATCGGCGTCGCCGCGCTGGTCGGGTTCGTGTTCCGGCAGACCAGGGCCACCGAGCCGATCATGCCGCTGCACATCTTCCGCAACCGCAACTTCACGCTGATGTCCCTCATCGGCTTCATCGTCGGCTTCGTGATGTTCGGCGCCACCCTCTTCCTGCCGCTCTACCAGCAGTCGGTGCAGGGCGCGTCCGCCACCAACTCCGGGCTGCTGCTCCTGCCGATGCTGGGCGCGATGCTCGTCACGTCGATGGTCGCGGGGCGGATCACCACCAACACCGGCCGCTACAAGATCTTCCCGGTGGTGGGCGGCGCGCTGATGACGGTCGGGCTGTACCTCCTGTCGCTGATGGACACGGACACCAGCCGGTTCACCTCCGGGGTGTACATGGCCGTCGTCGGTCTCGGCATGGGCTGCCTGATGCAGATCACCATGCTGGTGGCGCAGAACAGCGTGGAGATGAAGGACATGGGCGTCGCGTCCTCCACCACCACCCTCTTCCGCACCCTCGGTTCCTCCTTCGGCGTCGCGATCATGGGCGCCCTGTTCAACCACCGGGTCCAGGACGTCATGGCGGAGAAGGCCGGCGCGCTGGGCTCCAAGGTGACCGAGCAGTCGGCGCAGTTGGACGCGGCGAGCCTGGCCAAGCTGCCGGAGGCGGCGCGCGTGGCGTACCAGGACGCGGTGTCCTCCGGGACGCACGGCGCGTTCCTGCTGGGCGCCGCGGTGGCGGTCGTCGCGCTGGTGGCGGCGGTCTTCGTGAAGGAGGTGCCGTTGAAGGGGGCGGGCCCGAAGGCGGCCGACGCCCCGGCCGACGGCGACGACGACACGGCCACGGCGAAGGCACCGGTGACCGAGGCGGTGTGA
- a CDS encoding TetR/AcrR family transcriptional regulator, producing the protein MGGTMDGTKQQRRRGDTRQRIQDVALGLFAEQGYEKTSLREIAERLDVTKAALYYHFKTKEEILVGIFEDLSRPMEDLIAWAREQPHTLETKQEIIRRYSEALAGAAPLFRFMQENQATVRDLRIGEMFKTRMLGLRDSLIDPEADLVDQVRCVSALFTLHAGMFVLSDLEGDPEEQRAAVLEVATDLVTQAHRGSAGRAAPAP; encoded by the coding sequence ATGGGCGGCACGATGGACGGCACCAAGCAGCAGCGACGCCGCGGGGACACCCGCCAGCGCATCCAGGACGTGGCGCTCGGACTCTTCGCCGAGCAGGGGTACGAGAAGACCTCGCTGCGCGAGATCGCCGAGCGCCTCGACGTCACCAAGGCCGCGCTCTACTACCACTTCAAGACCAAGGAAGAGATCCTGGTCGGCATCTTCGAGGATCTCTCCCGGCCCATGGAGGACCTGATCGCGTGGGCGCGGGAGCAGCCGCACACCCTGGAGACGAAACAGGAGATCATCCGCCGCTACAGCGAGGCGCTGGCGGGCGCGGCGCCACTGTTCCGCTTCATGCAGGAGAACCAGGCGACGGTCCGGGACCTGCGCATCGGCGAGATGTTCAAGACCCGCATGCTCGGGCTGCGCGACAGCCTCATAGACCCGGAAGCGGACCTGGTCGACCAGGTCCGCTGTGTCAGTGCGCTGTTCACGCTGCACGCCGGGATGTTCGTCCTGAGCGACCTCGAGGGCGACCCCGAGGAACAGCGCGCGGCCGTTCTCGAGGTCGCCACCGATCTGGTGACCCAGGCGCACCGGGGCTCGGCCGGGCGCGCGGCACCCGCTCCTTAG
- a CDS encoding M23 family metallopeptidase — protein MFPRVTSRSSRTTIRTRAAVMAAGLGASVALGAGVAAATGTTAASSTSTAASAVEAQAAAQAKAAKAEKATSAKTVAAKKTVTKKKAASWVDPVKKYKLTASFAQNGGMWASKHSGQDFAVPIGTNVVAAHGGTVVKAGGNGAGDGPAYGNAIVIKHGNGTYSQYAHLSKINVKAGQIVKTGQSIAKSGNTGNSSGPHLHFEIRTTPNYGSAVDPVAFLRDKGVTV, from the coding sequence ATGTTCCCGCGTGTCACGTCCCGTTCTTCCCGTACGACCATCCGCACCCGCGCCGCGGTGATGGCCGCAGGCCTCGGAGCCTCGGTCGCACTGGGAGCCGGGGTCGCGGCCGCCACCGGCACCACGGCGGCTTCCAGCACCTCCACCGCCGCGAGCGCCGTCGAGGCCCAGGCCGCGGCGCAGGCCAAGGCGGCGAAGGCCGAGAAGGCCACGAGCGCGAAGACCGTCGCCGCCAAGAAGACGGTCACCAAGAAGAAGGCCGCCTCCTGGGTGGACCCGGTGAAGAAGTACAAGCTCACCGCGAGCTTCGCCCAGAACGGCGGCATGTGGGCGAGCAAGCACAGCGGCCAGGACTTCGCCGTGCCGATCGGCACCAACGTCGTCGCCGCGCACGGCGGCACCGTCGTCAAGGCCGGCGGCAACGGCGCCGGTGACGGCCCCGCCTACGGCAACGCCATCGTGATCAAGCACGGCAACGGCACGTACTCCCAGTACGCCCACCTGTCCAAGATCAACGTGAAGGCCGGCCAGATCGTGAAGACCGGCCAGTCCATCGCCAAGTCCGGCAACACCGGCAACTCCAGCGGCCCGCACCTGCACTTCGAGATCCGGACGACCCCGAACTACGGCTCGGCCGTCGACCCGGTCGCCTTCCTGCGCGACAAGGGCGTGACCGTCTAA
- a CDS encoding NACHT domain-containing protein translates to MVDVTALGARVASSAVAPLVRRLFVRDGPGAGLVDRPVRISALVSFRSEKRSVTPRDVDKVAGELVRRALTAVGPGERPVDAAEAPAVKAALARTLARLGEITIEDYEAVGLGPERFARELRANVPLSPYGLGEDGLLLYERVLHTASLHILNFLTQRSTYVARQQTVQTQQLAKLVQAVDVLLERLPSQSAEDAGFEERYADHIAGRYGTLTIYGLDAGTREWPLDTAYLSLEATRARSGREDGRRDTEYPTVAAEQVLAGQDQVFLRGVAGSGKTTLVQWLAVTAASRAYDHGLTHLIGRVPFVLPMRRIVRPGAELPFPGDFLRAVGCPVAGEQPPGWAERVLRARRGVLLVDGIDEIAGDRRAAARRWLRELVRAFPGNLWLVTSRPSAVPEDWLAAEGFGERVLARMSQDDVTTFVRRWHRAADAEPATGESLLRSVRTTAELNRLATNPLMCGMLCALHRDRRGFLPQDRRSLYEAALTMLLERRDRERELHDSDEARLPYAVQVQLLQKLAWWLIRNGRQEMDRADALRIIGRALPALNLADTGDEEVYRALLLRSGLLREPAEGRVDFLHRTFQDYLGARLAVQEMDFDLLVNHAELDDWEDVILLALAHARPREAEYILRRLADSGPARGTLLAAAGLRYVAEVEPGVRERVEDGLRAHIPPVDFEAAREVARAGGDLVLGLLPGPEEVDPRTAARVVHTAVSVGSDAALQFLRRFRDHPGSGVQQTLAAAWHGFDRDQYAHEILAHLPRQWAVGVSTADDLRTLRSLGGWEHVHVRGAYRVDDLTELIVAERLVHLTLDAAHPVEGLAWLSAFPGLRTVTVLTETDAAAVRQVPDAVKVQIASPGSSSQPQG, encoded by the coding sequence ATGGTCGACGTCACAGCACTCGGGGCCCGTGTCGCGTCCAGCGCGGTCGCGCCGCTCGTCCGCCGGCTCTTCGTCCGGGACGGGCCGGGGGCCGGGCTCGTCGACCGGCCGGTGCGGATATCGGCGCTGGTGTCCTTCCGCAGCGAGAAGCGCAGCGTCACCCCCAGGGACGTCGACAAGGTCGCCGGGGAGCTGGTCCGCAGGGCGCTGACGGCGGTCGGCCCCGGGGAGCGGCCCGTCGACGCCGCCGAGGCACCGGCCGTCAAGGCCGCCCTGGCCCGCACCCTCGCCCGGCTCGGCGAGATCACCATCGAGGACTACGAGGCCGTCGGGCTCGGACCGGAACGCTTCGCCCGGGAGCTGCGCGCGAACGTGCCGCTGTCCCCGTACGGCCTGGGCGAGGACGGCCTGCTGCTGTACGAGCGGGTGCTGCACACCGCCTCGCTGCACATCCTGAACTTCCTCACCCAGCGCTCCACCTACGTCGCCCGCCAGCAGACCGTCCAGACCCAGCAGCTCGCCAAGCTGGTCCAGGCCGTCGACGTACTGCTGGAACGGCTGCCGTCCCAGTCGGCCGAGGACGCCGGGTTCGAGGAGCGCTACGCGGACCACATCGCCGGCCGGTACGGCACGCTCACCATCTACGGGCTGGACGCCGGGACCCGCGAGTGGCCGCTGGACACGGCCTACCTGAGCCTGGAGGCGACCCGGGCGCGGTCCGGGCGGGAGGACGGCCGCCGCGACACGGAGTACCCGACCGTGGCCGCCGAGCAGGTGCTCGCCGGCCAGGACCAGGTGTTCCTGCGCGGCGTCGCCGGCTCCGGCAAGACCACCCTGGTGCAGTGGCTCGCGGTGACGGCGGCGAGCCGCGCCTACGACCACGGGCTGACCCACCTCATCGGACGGGTGCCGTTCGTGCTGCCGATGCGCCGGATCGTCCGGCCGGGGGCCGAGCTGCCCTTCCCCGGCGACTTCCTGCGGGCGGTCGGCTGTCCGGTCGCCGGGGAGCAGCCGCCGGGGTGGGCGGAGCGCGTCCTGCGGGCCCGGCGCGGGGTGCTGCTGGTCGACGGCATCGACGAGATCGCCGGCGACCGCCGCGCCGCCGCCCGGCGCTGGCTGCGCGAGCTGGTGCGGGCCTTCCCCGGGAACCTGTGGCTGGTCACCTCCCGCCCCTCGGCCGTACCGGAGGACTGGCTGGCCGCCGAGGGCTTCGGTGAGCGCGTGCTCGCCCGGATGTCCCAGGACGACGTCACCACCTTCGTACGGCGCTGGCACCGCGCGGCCGACGCGGAACCCGCGACCGGCGAGTCGCTGCTGCGGTCCGTGCGGACCACGGCCGAGCTGAACCGACTGGCCACCAATCCGCTCATGTGCGGCATGCTGTGCGCCCTGCACCGCGACCGGCGCGGCTTCCTGCCGCAGGACCGCAGGTCCCTGTACGAGGCCGCCCTGACCATGCTCCTGGAGCGCCGGGACCGGGAGCGCGAGCTGCACGACTCCGACGAGGCGCGACTGCCGTACGCCGTCCAGGTGCAGCTCCTGCAGAAGCTGGCGTGGTGGCTGATCCGCAACGGCCGCCAGGAGATGGACCGGGCCGACGCCCTGCGGATCATCGGCCGTGCGCTGCCCGCGCTGAACCTGGCGGACACCGGCGACGAGGAGGTCTACCGCGCGCTGCTGCTCCGTTCCGGACTGCTGCGCGAGCCCGCCGAGGGGCGGGTGGACTTCCTCCACCGCACCTTCCAGGACTATCTCGGGGCCCGGCTGGCCGTGCAGGAGATGGACTTCGACCTGCTGGTCAACCACGCGGAGCTGGACGACTGGGAGGACGTCATCCTGCTCGCCCTCGCGCACGCCCGGCCCAGGGAGGCGGAGTACATACTGCGCCGGCTGGCGGACTCGGGGCCCGCGCGCGGCACGCTGCTGGCGGCGGCCGGGCTGCGGTACGTGGCGGAAGTGGAACCCGGGGTGCGCGAGCGGGTGGAGGACGGCCTGCGGGCGCACATACCGCCGGTGGACTTCGAGGCGGCGCGGGAGGTGGCGCGCGCCGGGGGCGACCTGGTGCTGGGGCTGCTGCCGGGGCCGGAAGAGGTCGATCCGCGCACGGCGGCCCGCGTGGTGCACACGGCGGTCAGCGTGGGCAGCGATGCGGCGCTGCAGTTCCTGCGCCGTTTCCGCGATCACCCCGGCTCCGGCGTGCAGCAGACCCTCGCCGCCGCCTGGCACGGGTTCGACCGGGACCAGTACGCCCACGAGATCCTCGCCCACCTGCCCCGGCAGTGGGCCGTCGGTGTGTCCACGGCCGACGACCTGCGCACGCTGCGCTCGCTCGGCGGCTGGGAACACGTCCACGTCCGCGGCGCGTACCGGGTCGACGACCTGACCGAACTGATCGTCGCGGAGCGCCTGGTCCACCTGACGCTGGACGCGGCGCATCCCGTGGAGGGGCTGGCCTGGCTGTCGGCGTTCCCCGGTCTGCGCACCGTCACCGTGCTGACGGAGACGGACGCGGCCGCGGTCCGGCAGGTGCCGGACGCGGTGAAGGTCCAGATCGCCTCACCCGGCTCGTCCTCCCAACCACAGGGGTAA